In the Deinococcus ficus genome, one interval contains:
- a CDS encoding aspartate carbamoyltransferase catalytic subunit, with translation MTAPATSARPRHLLDFHDWTPERLGALLDNADTMLQVLDRPVKKVPALQGQTVCVAFFENSTRTRTSFELAARRMSADVFTFAAGSSSASKGESLRDTVEVLTQYKVDAYIVRHHAAGAAHLIARYSGKPVINAGDGRRAHPTQALLDAYTIRQEYGDLTGKKVAIIGDVRHSRVARSNAELLPKLGAQVVLCGPATLLPGDLAALPGVTLTTDPREAVRGAHAVMALRLQQERMTAGYLSSMQEYADTYQVNERLMGEAESGAIVLHPGPMNRDVEISGDAADGPRSRILAQVENGQAIRMSVLYHLLVGRH, from the coding sequence ATGACGGCCCCCGCCACCAGCGCCCGCCCCCGCCACCTGCTCGACTTTCACGACTGGACGCCCGAACGCCTGGGCGCGCTGCTCGACAACGCCGACACCATGCTCCAGGTCCTCGACCGGCCCGTGAAGAAGGTCCCGGCCCTGCAGGGCCAGACGGTGTGCGTGGCGTTCTTCGAGAACAGCACCCGCACCCGCACCAGCTTCGAACTCGCCGCCCGCCGCATGAGCGCCGACGTGTTCACCTTCGCCGCCGGCAGCAGCAGCGCCAGCAAGGGCGAAAGCCTGCGCGACACCGTCGAGGTTCTCACGCAGTACAAGGTGGACGCCTACATCGTCCGCCACCACGCCGCCGGCGCCGCCCACCTGATCGCCCGCTACAGCGGCAAACCCGTCATCAACGCCGGGGACGGCCGCCGCGCCCACCCCACCCAGGCGCTGCTGGACGCCTACACCATCCGCCAGGAGTACGGCGACCTGACCGGCAAGAAAGTCGCTATCATCGGCGACGTCCGCCACAGCCGCGTGGCCCGCAGCAACGCCGAACTGCTGCCCAAGCTGGGCGCGCAGGTCGTGCTGTGCGGCCCTGCCACCCTGCTCCCCGGCGACCTGGCCGCCCTGCCCGGCGTGACCCTGACCACCGACCCCCGCGAGGCCGTGCGCGGCGCGCACGCCGTCATGGCCCTGAGATTGCAGCAGGAACGCATGACCGCCGGGTACCTGAGTAGCATGCAGGAGTACGCCGACACCTACCAGGTGAACGAGCGCCTCATGGGGGAAGCCGAGTCCGGTGCCATCGTGCTGCACCCCGGCCCCATGAACCGCGACGTGGAAATCAGCGGCGACGCCGCCGACGGCCCCCGCAGCCGCATCCTGGCTCAGGTGGAAAACGGCCAGGCGATCCGCATGAGCGTGCTGTACCACCTGCTCGTCGGCCGGCACTGA
- the pyrR gene encoding bifunctional pyr operon transcriptional regulator/uracil phosphoribosyltransferase PyrR: protein MTDRAPKATILTADEIRRGLTRIAHEIIERNKGAENLALIGVHTRGIPLAGRLAEKLSELEGVQVPSGMLDITLYRDDLSEVAHQPIIRETNVPFDIAHRRVILVDDVLYTGRTVRAALDALIDLGRPEGIQLAVLVDRGHRELPIRADYVGKNLPTAKHEVVKVKLQETDGTDIVELWELEDIR, encoded by the coding sequence ATGACCGACCGCGCCCCCAAGGCCACCATCCTGACCGCCGACGAGATCCGCCGCGGCCTGACCCGCATCGCGCACGAGATCATCGAACGCAACAAGGGCGCCGAGAACCTCGCCCTGATCGGCGTGCACACCCGCGGCATCCCGCTCGCCGGGCGCCTCGCCGAGAAACTCAGCGAACTCGAGGGCGTGCAGGTGCCCAGCGGCATGCTGGACATCACCCTGTACCGCGACGACCTCAGCGAGGTCGCGCACCAGCCCATCATCCGCGAGACGAACGTGCCTTTTGACATCGCCCACCGCCGCGTGATCCTGGTGGACGACGTGCTGTACACCGGCCGCACCGTGCGCGCAGCCCTGGACGCCCTGATCGACCTGGGCCGCCCCGAAGGCATCCAGCTGGCCGTGCTCGTGGACCGCGGGCACCGCGAACTGCCCATCCGCGCCGACTACGTCGGCAAGAACCTGCCCACCGCCAAGCACGAGGTCGTGAAGGTGAAACTGCAGGAAACCGACGGCACCGACATCGTCGAACTGTGGGAACTGGAGGACATCCGATGA
- a CDS encoding Hsp20/alpha crystallin family protein, producing the protein MMRFDPFREIEELSQRMDRALGGTQSARLSPPVDVHEDETGLELTLDLPGVQPDAIQIEAENNTLTVQAERKYARTEGRTAHRVERAYGTLARTFSVPAKYDLTKVEADFDHGTLTIRVPRSEAAQKRAISVRTGGQATPNRTVDAGQSDQNSQ; encoded by the coding sequence ATGATGCGATTTGATCCCTTCCGCGAGATCGAGGAACTGTCCCAGCGCATGGACCGCGCCCTGGGCGGCACCCAGAGCGCCCGCCTGTCCCCGCCCGTGGACGTCCACGAGGACGAGACCGGTCTGGAACTCACCCTGGACCTGCCCGGCGTGCAACCGGACGCCATCCAGATCGAGGCCGAGAACAACACCCTGACCGTGCAGGCCGAACGCAAGTACGCCCGCACCGAGGGCCGCACCGCCCACCGCGTGGAACGCGCCTACGGCACCCTGGCCCGCACCTTCAGCGTGCCCGCCAAGTACGACCTCACGAAGGTCGAGGCGGACTTCGACCACGGCACCCTGACCATCCGCGTGCCCCGCAGCGAGGCCGCGCAGAAACGCGCCATCAGCGTCCGCACCGGCGGGCAGGCCACGCCGAACCGCACCGTGGATGCCGGTCAGAGCGACCAGAACAGCCAGTAA
- a CDS encoding MFS transporter, which yields MPSSPASMPPAAPLPVTFWAYLGGLTLTGLAYSVVSIALPFVVLGLHSAHPEGAVGATVLAGSLPLFLGPLVGSLADHIPARRLLQAAPLLRALLVAGAGLLTVRGAVSLEALLALSFLNGLLTTLSVTAAGALLPRLVPPARLAQANSLQSGGLMGAPLVGYGLGGVLVHALGAGETLLLAAPFIASLAVAARALPTLPPVGTPGRGGPGLDLLAAARVMRASPLLLGLVGTSFLLNLAMNLMNVRAPLFMRTAGRGAADYAVFEMLISGGVLLGILLVTPLARRLTLDGVLGVSRWVLPAGTAALALPQVGAWWAAAAVFGVGLGLLEVAAVTRIQELIPDHVRGRVMGTFLGVNAGGLSLGATLAGWTVPTAVLMTVLSTALLLLALGWPLVARAEARRARPLPTLPQPAGD from the coding sequence ATGCCCTCCTCCCCCGCTTCCATGCCCCCCGCCGCGCCGCTGCCCGTCACCTTCTGGGCGTACCTGGGCGGCCTCACCCTGACCGGCCTGGCGTACTCGGTGGTCAGCATCGCCCTGCCCTTCGTGGTGCTGGGCCTGCACTCCGCCCACCCGGAGGGGGCGGTGGGCGCCACCGTGCTGGCCGGCAGCCTGCCGCTGTTCCTGGGCCCGCTGGTGGGCAGCCTCGCCGACCACATTCCGGCCCGGCGGCTGCTGCAGGCTGCGCCGCTGCTGCGCGCCCTGCTGGTGGCTGGCGCGGGCCTGCTCACCGTGCGGGGGGCCGTCAGTCTGGAAGCGCTGCTGGCGCTGTCGTTCCTGAACGGCCTGCTCACCACCCTGAGCGTCACCGCGGCCGGCGCCCTGCTGCCGCGGCTGGTCCCGCCCGCGCGGCTGGCCCAGGCGAACAGCCTGCAAAGCGGCGGCCTGATGGGCGCCCCCCTCGTCGGCTACGGGCTGGGCGGCGTGCTGGTGCACGCCCTCGGCGCCGGGGAGACGCTGCTGCTGGCCGCACCCTTCATCGCCTCGCTGGCCGTGGCCGCCCGGGCCCTCCCCACCCTGCCGCCCGTGGGCACCCCGGGGCGCGGCGGGCCCGGCCTGGACCTGCTCGCCGCCGCGCGCGTGATGCGCGCCTCGCCGCTGCTGCTGGGCCTGGTGGGCACCAGCTTCCTGCTGAACCTCGCCATGAACCTGATGAACGTCCGCGCGCCGCTGTTCATGCGCACCGCCGGGCGCGGCGCGGCCGACTACGCGGTGTTCGAGATGCTGATTTCCGGCGGGGTGCTGCTGGGCATCCTGCTCGTCACGCCCCTCGCGCGGCGGCTCACGCTGGACGGCGTGCTGGGCGTGAGCCGCTGGGTGCTGCCGGCCGGCACGGCGGCGCTGGCGCTGCCGCAGGTGGGCGCGTGGTGGGCGGCGGCCGCGGTGTTCGGCGTGGGCCTGGGCCTGCTGGAGGTGGCGGCCGTGACCCGCATCCAGGAGCTCATCCCGGACCACGTGCGCGGCCGGGTGATGGGCACCTTCCTGGGCGTGAACGCCGGGGGCCTGTCGCTGGGCGCGACCCTGGCCGGCTGGACCGTGCCCACCGCCGTCCTGATGACCGTGCTGAGCACCGCCCTGCTGCTGCTGGCGCTGGGCTGGCCGCTGGTGGCCCGCGCCGAGGCCCGCCGCGCCCGGCCACTTCCGACCCTGCCGCAGCCGGCCGGTGACTGA
- a CDS encoding phosphatidylserine decarboxylase, with translation MRVPRRVWMLAAAGAALTYGRAVHRYRDPVRLARPGPGELLAPADGRVAFVRRVTGGRLDVPGLNGPLDAADLLGAPAGLADGWLLGVHVGALDVRFVTAPLAGAVEAAPFHGSRVNVPLAGPLATLTGPAGNLLAGRGTLENERLTLRLTGPDGTPVTLALVAPGRALNARRYVTPGDAVQAGVKLAFLPEGALVLLHVPEAFVPQVSVGGRVQAGLTPLARRGEQGTEGAPATV, from the coding sequence ATGCGTGTTCCCCGACGGGTGTGGATGCTGGCCGCGGCAGGCGCCGCCCTGACGTACGGCCGGGCGGTGCACCGCTACCGTGACCCCGTGCGGCTGGCGCGGCCCGGCCCCGGTGAGCTGCTGGCCCCGGCCGACGGGCGCGTGGCGTTCGTGCGGCGCGTGACCGGCGGCCGCCTGGACGTGCCCGGCCTGAACGGCCCGCTGGACGCCGCCGACCTGCTGGGCGCCCCCGCCGGCCTTGCGGACGGCTGGCTGCTGGGCGTGCACGTGGGCGCGCTGGACGTGCGTTTCGTGACCGCCCCCCTGGCCGGGGCGGTGGAGGCCGCGCCATTTCACGGCAGCCGTGTGAACGTGCCGCTGGCCGGCCCACTGGCGACCCTGACCGGCCCGGCCGGGAACCTGCTGGCCGGGCGGGGCACGCTGGAAAACGAACGCCTGACCCTGCGCCTGACGGGGCCGGACGGCACACCGGTCACACTGGCACTGGTCGCGCCGGGCCGGGCCCTGAACGCCCGCCGGTACGTGACTCCGGGAGACGCTGTGCAGGCCGGCGTGAAGCTCGCCTTCCTGCCGGAGGGCGCCCTGGTCCTGCTGCACGTCCCGGAGGCGTTCGTGCCGCAGGTCAGCGTGGGCGGACGCGTGCAGGCCGGCCTCACCCCGCTGGCCCGGCGCGGCGAGCAGGGCACTGAAGGAGCCCCGGCAACGGTGTGA
- a CDS encoding NUDIX domain-containing protein: MDLTLVVWTFLQDAQGRLLLGRREGTRYAAGLWNLPGGRVEPGEPLAQAAAREVREEVGLHVRPQDLECLGVARYDLTGAAGQGPARGVDFFFLARTWTGEPRALEHTGELGWFAPDALPANSLPWLPAAVEAHLLRREWLTETVHPA, from the coding sequence ATGGACCTCACGCTGGTCGTCTGGACGTTCCTGCAGGACGCGCAGGGCCGGTTGCTGCTCGGCCGCCGCGAGGGCACCCGGTACGCCGCTGGCCTGTGGAACCTGCCGGGCGGACGGGTCGAGCCCGGCGAGCCCCTTGCGCAGGCCGCCGCCCGCGAGGTGCGCGAGGAGGTGGGGCTGCACGTCCGCCCGCAGGACCTGGAGTGCCTGGGCGTGGCGAGATACGACCTGACCGGCGCGGCCGGGCAAGGCCCGGCACGCGGCGTGGACTTCTTCTTCCTGGCCCGCACCTGGACCGGCGAGCCCCGGGCCCTGGAGCACACGGGCGAACTCGGGTGGTTCGCGCCGGATGCCCTGCCCGCCAACAGCCTGCCGTGGCTGCCGGCCGCCGTGGAGGCGCACCTGCTGCGCCGCGAATGGCTGACCGAAACCGTGCACCCCGCCTGA
- a CDS encoding thiamine ABC transporter substrate-binding protein, which yields MRTILLSTVLALGAQTAAAQTTLTVITHDSFDLDKKLVAAFEKANNARVRFVKGGDAGELLNRLVLTRRAPVADVVYGLDNSLLARARQMDLLQAYRSPLTAKVPAAYRLDDAGLLNTVDYGFVALNYDRAAFAKTGLPLPKSLDDLKKPEYARLTVVPSPATSSPGLAFLLATVNHYGEAGAWAWWREARQGGLKVVRGWSDAYYKDFTRGGGKYPIVLSYASSPAAEVYYADGYSAARPPKESPTANLLLPGSTWLQLEGVGILKGAKQPALARKFVDFMLGAGVQADLPTRMWVYPAVGGVKLDPVFRFAQTPAAAKVNAAVTANPQRLVDAWVTDVLRAR from the coding sequence ATGCGGACCATCCTGCTTTCCACCGTTCTGGCCCTCGGCGCTCAGACCGCCGCCGCCCAGACCACGCTGACCGTGATCACGCACGACAGCTTCGACCTCGACAAGAAACTCGTGGCGGCCTTCGAGAAGGCCAATAACGCCCGGGTGCGCTTCGTGAAGGGCGGGGACGCCGGGGAGCTCCTGAACCGCCTGGTGCTCACGCGCCGCGCGCCGGTCGCGGACGTGGTGTACGGCCTGGACAACAGCCTGCTCGCCCGCGCCCGGCAGATGGACCTGCTGCAGGCGTACCGCTCGCCGCTGACCGCGAAGGTCCCGGCCGCGTACCGCCTGGACGACGCGGGGCTGCTGAACACCGTGGATTACGGGTTCGTGGCCCTGAACTACGACCGCGCGGCCTTCGCGAAGACCGGCTTGCCCCTCCCGAAGTCGCTGGACGATCTGAAGAAACCCGAGTACGCGCGCCTGACCGTGGTGCCCAGCCCGGCCACGAGCAGCCCCGGCCTGGCGTTCCTGCTCGCCACCGTGAACCACTACGGCGAGGCGGGCGCCTGGGCGTGGTGGCGCGAGGCGCGCCAGGGCGGCCTGAAGGTCGTGCGCGGCTGGAGTGACGCGTACTACAAGGACTTCACCCGCGGCGGCGGGAAGTACCCCATCGTGCTCAGTTACGCCAGCAGCCCCGCCGCCGAGGTGTACTACGCCGACGGGTACAGCGCCGCGCGGCCCCCGAAGGAAAGCCCCACCGCGAACCTGCTGCTGCCGGGCAGCACCTGGCTGCAGCTGGAAGGCGTGGGCATCCTGAAGGGCGCCAAACAGCCCGCCCTGGCCCGCAAGTTCGTGGATTTCATGCTGGGCGCCGGCGTGCAGGCGGACCTGCCCACCCGCATGTGGGTGTACCCGGCGGTGGGCGGCGTGAAGCTGGACCCGGTGTTCCGGTTTGCGCAGACGCCCGCGGCGGCGAAGGTGAACGCGGCCGTGACCGCCAACCCGCAGCGGCTGGTGGACGCCTGGGTGACGGACGTCCTGCGCGCCCGCTGA
- a CDS encoding ABC transporter permease, with translation MTGSRLAGWLLALPALLFTALFLAVPLGRTLAEGGVNLGVWRDPYFLGRLGWTLAQAGVTALAALLLGAPLAYLLSRYEAPGKALFLRLLLLPFVTPTLVAVLGLSALLGPQGWVTRLTGLDLSDTPALLVLGNLFFNLPVMIRLGYGGFSRVPPSLIGAARSLGAGATRAALDVALPLALPGLAAGAVLVFLYSALSFGLPLALGGERYATLEVEIYTLTALQLRLSEASALIAGQLLLTLVATWVYTHLTRGGVGVPAGGLPRARGGAAWALLALGAVTVLVCFAPLAAVVARGLLGSAGPTLAYWQGVLAGEDTPLLVWNTVRFGLMALLGAGILGGLYAWGAWLARSRALDVVSLLPLMVSPVSLAVGYLLAYPVLAATLPLLIAAYVLLALPLVIRSALPALRAVPPRLLEAARTLGAGGFTAHRTVTFPLVLPALRGGSALALATVLGEFGATLVLTRPEWATLSTGLYERLGRPGERNLGEACALATVLLLLSAAAFTVLDGGEGEVT, from the coding sequence GTGACCGGGTCGCGGCTGGCCGGCTGGCTGCTGGCGCTGCCAGCCCTGCTGTTCACGGCGCTGTTCCTGGCGGTTCCGCTGGGCCGCACCCTGGCCGAAGGCGGCGTGAACCTGGGGGTGTGGCGCGACCCGTACTTCCTGGGCCGGCTGGGCTGGACGCTGGCGCAGGCGGGCGTGACGGCCCTGGCGGCGCTGCTCCTGGGCGCGCCGCTGGCGTACCTGCTGTCGCGCTATGAGGCGCCGGGCAAGGCACTGTTCCTGCGGCTGCTGCTGCTGCCCTTCGTCACGCCCACGTTGGTGGCGGTGCTGGGCCTCTCGGCGCTGCTGGGCCCGCAGGGCTGGGTCACGCGCCTGACCGGCCTGGACCTGTCGGACACGCCCGCGCTGCTGGTGCTGGGGAACCTCTTCTTTAATCTGCCGGTGATGATCCGCCTGGGGTACGGCGGGTTCTCGCGCGTGCCGCCCAGCCTGATCGGCGCGGCGCGGTCGCTGGGCGCCGGGGCCACCCGCGCCGCGCTGGACGTGGCGCTGCCGCTGGCCCTGCCGGGGCTCGCGGCAGGCGCGGTGCTGGTGTTCCTGTACTCGGCCCTGAGTTTCGGGCTGCCCCTGGCGCTGGGCGGCGAGCGGTACGCCACGCTGGAGGTCGAGATCTACACCCTGACGGCCCTGCAGCTCCGGCTGTCGGAGGCCAGCGCCCTGATCGCCGGGCAGCTGCTGCTCACCCTGGTGGCGACGTGGGTGTACACGCACCTCACGCGCGGCGGGGTGGGCGTGCCGGCCGGCGGGCTGCCCCGCGCACGCGGCGGGGCGGCGTGGGCGCTCCTGGCTCTGGGGGCCGTGACGGTCCTGGTGTGCTTCGCGCCGCTGGCGGCCGTGGTGGCCCGAGGGCTGCTCGGGTCGGCCGGCCCCACCCTTGCGTACTGGCAGGGCGTGCTGGCCGGCGAGGACACGCCCCTGCTGGTGTGGAACACCGTGCGCTTCGGGCTGATGGCGCTGCTGGGCGCCGGCATTCTGGGCGGCCTGTACGCCTGGGGCGCGTGGCTGGCGCGGTCCCGGGCGCTGGACGTGGTCTCGCTGCTGCCGCTGATGGTCTCCCCCGTCAGCCTGGCGGTGGGGTACCTGCTGGCGTACCCGGTGCTGGCGGCCACGCTGCCCCTGCTGATCGCCGCGTACGTGCTGCTGGCGCTGCCGCTGGTGATCCGCTCGGCGCTGCCGGCCCTGCGGGCGGTGCCGCCGCGGCTGCTGGAGGCCGCCCGGACGCTCGGCGCGGGCGGGTTCACCGCGCACCGGACCGTGACCTTCCCGCTGGTCCTGCCCGCCCTGCGCGGCGGGTCGGCGCTGGCGCTGGCGACCGTGCTGGGCGAGTTCGGCGCGACCCTGGTCCTGACCCGCCCGGAGTGGGCGACCCTCAGCACCGGCCTGTACGAGCGCCTGGGCCGGCCCGGCGAACGGAACCTGGGCGAGGCCTGCGCCCTGGCGACCGTGCTGCTGCTGCTGTCCGCCGCGGCGTTCACCGTGCTGGACGGCGGGGAGGGCGAGGTCACGTGA
- a CDS encoding ABC transporter ATP-binding protein, with translation MPPADALHAEHLSKAFGPVQALRDVTLGVARGETLALLGPSGCGKSTALRCVAGLERPDAGRVRVGGRDVTGEAPEARHLGLVFQDYALFPHLSVLDNVAYGPRVRGLRRAEAEARVREALELVNLPDLTGRRPAQLSGGQQQRVALARALATHSPLLLLDEPLSNLDEQLRAELRVDLRALFHRLDAGVLLVTHDQREALALADRVAVMRAGEVVQVGAAAEVFARPATAWVAAFLGWANVLPGGPGEALLVPEDAAQLGVGEAWPVTARQGTEAGETVTVAHALGPLTLHLSAREAALAGGTLTLWVDEGRVQRVPDDRPASASGGSA, from the coding sequence ATGCCGCCCGCTGACGCCCTGCACGCCGAGCACCTCAGCAAGGCGTTCGGGCCGGTGCAGGCGCTGCGGGACGTGACGCTGGGGGTGGCGCGCGGGGAGACGCTGGCGCTGCTGGGGCCGTCCGGGTGCGGGAAGAGCACCGCGCTGCGCTGCGTGGCGGGCCTGGAACGCCCGGACGCGGGCCGGGTGCGGGTCGGCGGGCGGGACGTGACCGGGGAAGCGCCGGAGGCGCGGCACCTGGGGCTGGTGTTCCAGGATTACGCGCTGTTCCCGCACCTGAGCGTGCTGGACAACGTGGCGTACGGCCCGCGGGTGCGGGGGCTGCGCCGGGCGGAGGCCGAAGCCAGAGTGCGGGAGGCGCTGGAGCTGGTGAACCTGCCGGACCTGACCGGTCGCCGGCCGGCGCAGCTGTCGGGCGGGCAGCAGCAGCGGGTGGCCCTGGCCCGCGCGCTGGCGACGCACTCGCCGCTGCTGCTGCTGGACGAGCCGCTCAGCAACCTGGACGAGCAGCTGCGCGCCGAACTGCGCGTGGACCTGCGGGCCCTGTTTCACCGCCTGGACGCGGGGGTGCTGCTGGTCACGCACGACCAGCGCGAAGCCCTGGCCCTGGCGGACCGGGTGGCGGTCATGCGCGCGGGTGAGGTCGTGCAGGTGGGCGCGGCCGCGGAGGTGTTCGCGCGGCCCGCGACGGCGTGGGTGGCGGCGTTCCTGGGCTGGGCGAACGTGCTCCCGGGGGGGCCGGGGGAGGCGCTGCTGGTGCCGGAGGACGCCGCGCAGCTGGGCGTGGGCGAGGCGTGGCCGGTCACGGCCCGGCAGGGCACCGAGGCGGGTGAGACGGTCACCGTGGCGCACGCGCTGGGCCCGCTGACACTGCACCTGAGCGCGCGGGAGGCGGCCCTCGCCGGGGGCACCCTGACCCTATGGGTGGACGAGGGCCGGGTGCAGCGCGTCCCGGACGACCGGCCAGCGTCAGCCAGCGGGGGGAGCGCGTGA